In the genome of Molothrus aeneus isolate 106 chromosome 5, BPBGC_Maene_1.0, whole genome shotgun sequence, one region contains:
- the CPT1B gene encoding carnitine O-palmitoyltransferase 1, muscle isoform: MAEAHQAVAFQFTVTPEGLDFHLSREAVRQLYLAVVHSWKKRLVRAKNSFLTGVYPASPSSWMVVVMATAGSCYCQVDPSLGLIARIQHWLPRSEALTPQAQTVVSTVVFSTGAWLAAVLLFRRLLRLLLSYHGWMFEPHGRMSRSTRLWIAVMKVMSIRKPLLYSFQSSLPKLPVPPVKATITRYLESVRPLLDDDKFREMEALAKEFQEKTAPRLQRYLRLKSWWTTNYVSDWWEEYVYLRGRSPLMVNSNYYAMDFLYVTPSRIQAARAANVVHSILLYRRRLDRGEIPPMMALGVVPMCSYQSERMFNTTRIPGKETDTLLHLTDSKHLAVYHKGRYYKVWLYYGGQVLPPADLEMQFQRILEDPSPPQPGEERLAALTAGERVPWAEARARFFSRGPNKAALDAIERAAFFLTLDEDEHGQEPARPGCMDAYAKSLLHGRCYDRWFDKSFTLVVYKNGKVGANAEHSWADAPIMGHLWEFMLATDTFQLGYTEGGHCKGDPRWQLAPPQRLQWDIPPEAVAAIEASLRVARALAEDVDFCCFPFSTFGKGLIKRCRTSPDAFIQIALQLAHFRDKGSFCLTYEASMTRLFREGRTETVRSCTSEATAFVRSMADTRRSRSERQQLFKAAAERHQQLYRLAMTGAGIDRHLFCLYLMSRYLGTQSPFLAKVLSEPWRLSTSQTPQQQLKMFDLEKFPNHVSSGGGFGPVADDGYGVSYIIAGENLITFHVSSKFSSPETDSQRFGRNIRQAMLDIAALFDKPPPDAGK; encoded by the exons tggcCACCGCCGGCTCCTGCTACTGCCAGGTGGATCCGTCCCTGGGGCTCATCGCCCGCATCCAGCACTGGCTGCCCCGCAG CGAGGCGCTGACCCCCCAGGCGCAGACCGTGGTCAGCACCGTGGTGTTCTCCACGGGGGCCTGGCTGGCGGCCGTGCTGCTCTTCCGGAGGCTGCTCCGCCTGCTGCTCTCCTACCACGGCTGGATGTTTGAGCCCCACGGGCGCATGAGCCGCAGCACCCGCCTCTGGATT GCGGTGATGAAGGTCATGTCCATCCGCAAGCCCCTCCTCTACAGCTTCCAGAGCTCCCTTCCCAAGCTGCCGGTGCCCCCCGTGAAAGCCACCATCACCCGG TACCTGGAGTCGGTGCGGCCGCTCCTGGACGATGACAAATTCCGGGAGATGGAGGCGCTGGCCAAGGAGTTCCAGGAGAAGACGGCGCCGCGGCTGCAGCGGTACCTGCGCCTCAAGTCCTGGTGGACAACCAACTAT GTCAGTGACTGGTGGGAGGAGTACGTTTACCTGCGCGGCCGCAGCCCCCTCATGGTCAACAGCAACTACTACGCCATG GATTTCCTGTACGTGACCCCCAGCCGCATCCAGGCTGCGCGGGCGGCCAACGTGGTGCACTCCATCCTGCTCTACCGGCGGCGGCTGGACCGGGGCGAGATCCCCCCG ATGATGGCCCTGGGCGTGGTGCCCATGTGCTCGTACCAGTCGGAGCGGATGTTCAACACCACCCGCATCCCGGGAAAGGAGACGG ACACGCTGCTGCACCTGACCGACAGCAAACACCTGGCCGTGTACCACAAGGGCCGCTACTACAAGGTGTGGCTGTACTACGGGGGGCAGGTGCTGCCGCCCGCCGACCTGGAGATGCAGTTCCAGAGGATCCTGGAGGATCCCTCGCCCCCGCAGCCCGGCGAGGAGCGGCTGGCGGCGCTCACGGCCGGGGAAAG ggtgccGTGGGCCGAGGCGCGGGCGCGGTTCTTCAGCCGCGGCCCCAACAAGGCGGCCCTGGACGCCATCGAGCGCGCCGCCTTCTTCCTGACGCTGGACGAGGACGAGCACGGCCAGgagcccgcccggcccggctgcATGGACGCCTACGCCAAGTCCCTGCTGCACGGCCGCTGCTACGACCG CTGGTTCGACAAGTCCTTCACGCTCGTGGTCTACAAGAACGGCAAGGTCGGGGCCAACGCCGAGCACTCCTGGGCCGACGCCCCCATCATGGGGCACCTCTGGGAG ttCATGCTGGCCACGGACACGTTCCAGCTGGGCTACACGGAGGGGGGGCACTGCAAGGGGGACCCCAGGTGGCAGCTGGCCCCCCCCCAGCGCCTGCAGTGGGACATCCCCCCCGAG GCGGTGGCGGCCATCGAGGCGTCGCTGCGCGTGGCGCGGGCGCTGGCCGAGGACGTGGATTTCTGCTGCTTCCCGTTCTCCACCTTCGGCAAGGGGCTCATCAAGCGCTGCCGCACCAGCCCCGACGCCTTCATCCAGATcgccctgcagctggcacacTTCCGA GACAAGGGCTCCTTCTGCCTGACCTACGAGGCGTCCATGACGCGGCTGTTCCGCGAGGGCCGCACCGAGACCGTGCGCTCCTGCACCTCCGAGGCCACGGCCTTCGTGCGCAGCATGGCCGACACCCGGCGCAGC CGCTCGGAGCGGCAGCAGCTGTTCAAGGCGGCGGCCGAGAGGCACCAGCAGCTCTATCGCCTCGCCATGACCGGCGCGGGCATCGACCGCCACCTCTTCTGCCTCTACCTGATGTCGCGGTACCTGGGCACGCAGAGCCCCTTCCTGGCCAAG GTGCTGTCAGAGCCCTGGCGCCTCTCCACCAGCCAGACcccgcagcagcagctcaagatGTTCGACCTCGAGAAATTCCCCAACCACGTCTCCAGCGGCGGCGGCTTCGGCCCC GTGGCAGACGATGGTTATGGGGTGTCCTACATCATCGCCGGGGAGAACCTCATCACCTTCCACGTGTCCAGCAAGTTCTCCAGCCCCGAGACG GACTCGCAGCGTTTCGGCCGCAACATCCGCCAGGCCATGCTGGACATCGCGGCGCTCTTCGACAAACCCCCCCCCGACGCCGGGAAGTGA
- the LOC136557140 gene encoding dromaiocalcin-1-like — MGPATFLGLCLLGCLVLAPSLPGAEATRCPRGWLSFEGHCYGYFGQQLSWRRAEAWCQATRGGHLASLHSPEEHRALAAFLARRPRRGEDDEEGEKDRDRDRDRDRDEGVWIGLHRRVGRQGWLWADGSPRHYWAWEGDDGPKGHPCIALEDSAGFMAWEGEACGERKPFICKYPA; from the exons ATGGGTCCCGCCACcttcctggggctctgcctgctggggtGCCTGGTGCTGGCCCCCTCCCTGCCGG GGGCTGAGGCCACCAGGTGTCCCCGGGGGTGGCTGTCCTTCGAGGGACACTGCTACGGCTACTTcgggcagcagctgagctggaggaggGCTGAG gcgTGGTGCCAGGCCACCCGCGGGGGCCACCTGGCGTCGCTGCACAGCCCCGAGGAGCACCGGGCGCTCGCCGCCTTCCTggcgcggcggccgcggcgcggAGAGGACGACGAGGAGGGCgagaaggacagggacagggacagggacagggacagggacgagGGCGTCTGGATCGGGCTGCACCGGCGGGTGGGT cgccagggctggctctgggctgacGGGTCCCCGCGGCACTACTGGGCCTGGGAGGGGGACGATGGCCCCAAGGGACATCCCTGCATCGCCCTGGAGGACTCGGCAG GGTTCATGGCCTGGGAGGGCGAGGCCTGTGGCGAGCGCAAACCCTTCATCTGCAAATACCCGGCCTAG
- the CIMAP1B gene encoding ciliary microtubule associated protein 1B, whose translation MPNDAWVGPWRPHRPRGPTSAAYGSPGPKYGIPGGIGKDQRNPSGRRAPAYTFGMRLEGPEEPRSPGPQYLVPPGCTARGPERGPAFTMSGRPRERRASDTPGPAHYSPEQATRVTLPSAPACSVRSRSRPDKPQQTPGPATYQLPPVVGPRLVHKTSTPQYTMTGRGRSIFDDDKKTPGPNNYCTVDTNLYMARAPRCTIVGRTRSRLTSNTPSPSDYYPKPDRKQGQTFGVRHSESVVPVMDLQL comes from the exons ATGCCGAACGACGCCTGGGTGGGCCCCTGGAGACCCCACCGGCCCCGGGGGCCCACCTCGGCCGCGTACGGCAGCCCCGGGCCCAAGTACGGGATCCCCGGCGGCATCG GCAAAGACCAGCGCAACCCCTCCGGCCGCCGAGCCCCCGCCTACACCTTCGGGATGAGGCTGGAGGGCCCCGAGGAGCCGCGCTCCCCCGGGCCCCAGTACCTGGTGCCCCCCGGCTGCACCGCCCGCGGCCCGGAGCGCGGCCCCGCCTTCACCATGAGCGGCCGCCCCCGAGAGCGCCGGGCCAGCGACACACCCGGGCCAG CGCATTATTCCCCGGAGCAGGCAACCAGGGTGACGCTGCCCTCGGCCCCCGCCTGCTCCGTGAGGTCCCGCAGCCGCCCGGACAAACCCCAGCAGACGCCAG gccctgcCACCTACCAGCTGCCACCCGTGGTGGGCCCCCGCCTGGTGCACAAGACATCGACCCCCCAATACACCATGACAGGACGAGGCCGCAGCATCTTCGACGACGATAAAAAG ACCCCAGGACCCAACAATTACTGCACTGTGGACACCAACCTGTACATGGCACGTGCGCCCCGCTGCACCATAGTGGGGCGGACCCGCTCCCGCCTGACCTCCAACACGCCCAGCCCCAGCGACTACTACCCCAAGCCG GACCGCAAACAAGGACAGACCTTCGGTGTGCGCCACTCGGAATCCGTGGTCCCCGTGATGGACTTGCAGCTGTAG
- the TYMP gene encoding thymidine phosphorylase: MDAPTPLPTLIRKKRDGERLEDAEIRSFVRGVTEGTAQQGQIGAMLMAIRLRGMDAGETLALTRAMASSGRTLAWPPAWHGLVVDKHSTGGVGDKVSLALAPALAACGCKVPMISGRGLGHTGGTLDKLEAIPGFRVSQSPEEMQHILARVGCCIVGQSAELVPADRVLYGLRDVTATVDSLPLITASILSKKAAERLSALVLDVKFGEAALYPTHESARELARSLVEVGAHLGIRTAALLSRMEQPLGRAVGNALEVLEALQCLEGGGPPDLRHLVTALGGVLLWQCGMAAGAEQGRERLARALDDGSALGTFEAMLGAQGVPPDTARGLCAGTPAQRRQLLGEAKVCEELPALQEGWVQQVRALPLARVLHRLGAGRSRAGDPVNPRVGAELLVGTGQHLRAGEPWLRVHHEGTLGAEGRRELQDALCLGPEPPRDPPPLVAETIVPSGALPGPCRDSQ; encoded by the exons ATGGACGCCCCGACCCCTCTGCCGACCCTGATCCGCAAGAAGCGGGACGGGGAGCGCCTGGAGGACGCCGAGATCCGGAGCTTCGTGCGCGGCGTCACCGAGGGCACCGCGCAGCAGGGACAGATCG GGGCCATGCTGATGGCCATCCGGCTGCGGGGCATGGACGCGGGTGAGACGCTGGCCCTGACCCGGGCCATGGCCAGCTCTGGCCGGACGCTGGCCTGGCCGCCCGCCTGGCACGGGCTGGTGGTGGACAAGCACTCAACCGGTGGCGTTGGGGACAAGGtcagcctggccctggccccCGCGCTGGCCGCCTGCGGCTGCAAG GTGCCCATGATCAGCGGGCGCGGGCTGGGCCACACCGGGGGCACCCTGGACAAGCTGGAGGCCATTCCCGGGTTCCGTGTGTCCCAGAGCCCCGAGGAG ATGCAGCACATCCTGGCGCGGGTGGGCTGCTGCATCGTGGGGCAGAGCGCGGAGCTGGTGCCCGCGGACCGGGTGCTCTACGGGCTGCGCGACGTCACGGCCACGGTGGACAGCCTGCCGCTCATCACCG CCTCCATCCTCAGCAAGAAGGCGGCGGAGCGGCTCTCGGCGCTGGTGCTCGATGTGAAGTTCGGGGAGGCGGCTCTGTACCCCACCCATGAGAGCGCGCGGGAGCTGGCGCGGAGCCTG GTGGAGGTGGGCGCACACCTGGGCATCCGCACGGCGGCCCTGCTGAGCCGCATGGAGCAGCCGCTGGGCCGCGCCGTGGGCAACGcgctggaggtgctggaggcgctgcagtgcctggaggggGGCGGCCCCCCCGACCTGCGACACCTGGTCACGGCTCTGG GCggggtgctgctgtggcagtgcGGCATGGCCGCGGGGGCCGAGCAGGGCCGTGAGCGCCTGGCCCGGGCTCTGGACGATGGCTCGGCCCTGGGCACGTTCGAGGCCATGCTGGGGGCGCAGGGGGTGCCCCCCGACACCGCCCGGGGCCTCTGTGCCGGGACCCCCGCCCAGCGCCGCCAGCTCCTGGGCGAGGCCAAGGTCTGCGAGGAGCTGCCCGCGCTGCAGGAAG GCTGGGTGCAGCAGGTGCGGGCGCTGCCCCTGGCGCGGGTCCTGCACCGCCTGGGCGCGGGTCGGTCGCGGGCCGGGGACCCCGTGAACCCCCGCGTGGGCGCCGAGCTGCTGGTGGGCACCGGGCAGCACCTGCGGGCAG GCGAGCCCTGGCTGCGGGTGCACCATGAGGGCACCCTGGGCGCGGAGGGCCGGCGCGAGCTGCAGGACGCGCTGTGCCTCGGCCCGGAGCCCCCCCGGGACCCGCCGCCGCTGGTGGCCGAGACCATCGTGCCCTCGGGAGCCCTGCCCGGGCCATGCCGGGACTCGCAATAA
- the SCO2 gene encoding protein SCO2 homolog, mitochondrial: MSGPCRDSHTHPPTSLKAAARGGGATSQRNLQSGHAPHIDHALSFWLRPAHIGHAPYRPRLIAPWPRPLPPWLRLLPVFPVPAAAARVLRAGPAVDGARVEARAPAMLRSLRPIPRLCPRLCPPGPRQPRRRLAAPPGAAGLPLRQRLCVVGAVAGAAAAGWLYVRQQKERQQRSRRLQQLRRLALGQGDFQLQDTSGAARSKADFLGRWVLLYFGFTHCPDVCPEELEKLSRAVELLERDPALPPLQPLFVTVDPERDDAAALARYLRDFHPRLQGLTGTPEQVRAAANAFRVYVSAGPRDDDGDYVVDHSVLTFLVDPDGVFRDCYGRSRTAEEVARSVRGHMDAYEPLPPAGGQ; encoded by the exons ATGTCGGGGCCATGTCGCgattcacacacacacccacccacGAGTCTGAAGGCTGCGGCGCGGGGCGGTGGCGCCACCTC GCAGCGCAATCTACAGTCCGGTCACGCCCCTCATATTGACCACGCCCTTTCATTTTGGCTACGCCCCGCCCACATCGGGCACGCACCTTATAGACCACGCCTCATTGCGCcgtggccccgccccctcccacCGTGGCTCCGCCTCCTCCCGGTATTTCCGGTTCCGGCCGCAGCGGCGCGGGTGCTCCGGGCGGGACCGGCGGTGGACGGGGCGCGGGTGGAGGCCAGAG CCCCAGCGATGCTGCGGTCCCTGCGCCCCATCCCGCGGCTGTGCCCGCGGCTGTGCCCCCCGGGGCCGCGGCAGCCCCGGCGCCGCCTGGCCGCGCCCCCCGGCGCCGCGGGGCTCCCGCTGCGGCAGCGGCTGTGTGTGGTGGGCGCGGtggcgggcgcggcggcggcgggctggCTGTACGTGCGGCAGCAGAAGGAGCGGCAGCAGCGCTCCCGCCGCCTCCAGCAGCTCCGCCGGCTGGCGCTGGGCCAGGGCGACTTCCAGCTGCAGGACACGTCGGGGGCGGCGCGGAGCAAGGCGGATTTCCTGGGCCGCTGGGTGCTGCTCTACTTCGGCTTCACGCACTGCCCGGACGTGTGTCCCgaggagctggagaagctgaGCCGCgccgtggagctgctggagcgcgacccggcgctgccgccgctgcaGCCGCTCTTTGTCACCGTGGACCCCGAGCGCGACGACGCGGCGGCGCTGGCGCGGTACCTGCGGGACTTCCACCCGCGCCTGCAGGGCCTCACCGGCACCCCCGAGCAGGTGCGGGCCGCCGCCAACGCCTTCCGCGTCTACGTCAGCGCCGGGCCCCGCGACGACGACGGGGATTACGTGGTGGATCACTCGGTGCTCACGTTCCTCGTGGATCCCGACGGCGTTTTCCGGGACTGCTACGGCCGCTCCCGCACGGCCGAGGAGGTGGCGCGCAGCGTCAGGGGACACATGGACGCCTACGAGCCGCTGCCCCCCGCGGGAGGGCAATAA